One genomic segment of Helicobacter pylori NQ4053 includes these proteins:
- a CDS encoding efflux RND transporter periplasmic adaptor subunit, translating into MKRLLLLALTLFFSLSCANAQEIKETQETKKTKEAKSQTRFNISTTKVIEKEFSQSRRYYAILEPNEALIFSQTLRFDGYVEKLYANKTYTPIKKGDRLLSVYSPELAGVQSELLSSLKFNQQVGAIKEKLKLLGLENSSIEKIISTHKVQNEMTIYSRFNGVIFKKSPDLNEGSFIKKGQELFQIIDLSQLWALVKVNQEDLEFLKNTHQAILFVEGVKGKQEITLENINPIINVQDKMLEARFNVPNVKQLYYPNMFAQVEIFHKPQKMKILPKEAVLIKGGKTIVFKKDDFGLSPLEIKAVRLSDGSYEILEGLEAGEEVANNALFVLDADAQNNGDY; encoded by the coding sequence ATGAAACGGCTTTTATTGTTAGCCCTGACCTTATTTTTTAGCCTCTCATGCGCTAACGCTCAAGAAATTAAAGAAACTCAAGAGACTAAAAAAACTAAAGAAGCTAAAAGCCAAACCCGTTTTAATATTTCCACCACTAAGGTCATAGAAAAAGAATTTTCTCAAAGCCGGCGCTATTACGCGATTTTAGAGCCTAATGAAGCGCTGATTTTTTCTCAAACCCTGCGTTTTGATGGCTATGTGGAAAAGCTTTATGCGAATAAAACCTATACCCCCATTAAAAAGGGCGATAGGTTATTGAGCGTGTATTCCCCTGAATTAGCGGGCGTTCAAAGCGAGTTGTTATCATCATTGAAATTCAACCAACAAGTGGGAGCGATTAAAGAAAAACTCAAACTATTAGGGCTAGAAAACTCTAGCATTGAAAAAATCATCAGCACCCATAAAGTCCAAAATGAAATGACTATTTACTCTCGCTTCAACGGCGTTATTTTTAAAAAAAGCCCGGATCTCAATGAGGGGAGTTTCATTAAAAAAGGGCAAGAGTTGTTTCAAATCATAGATTTAAGCCAATTGTGGGCACTTGTTAAAGTCAATCAAGAGGATTTAGAGTTTTTAAAAAACACGCATCAAGCGATCTTGTTCGTAGAAGGGGTTAAAGGCAAGCAAGAAATCACGCTTGAAAACATCAACCCCATCATAAATGTGCAAGATAAAATGCTAGAAGCGCGCTTCAATGTGCCTAATGTCAAACAGCTTTATTACCCTAACATGTTCGCTCAAGTAGAAATCTTTCACAAACCCCAAAAAATGAAGATTTTGCCTAAAGAAGCGGTTTTGATTAAGGGGGGGAAAACTATCGTGTTTAAAAAAGATGATTTTGGCTTAAGCCCGTTAGAAATTAAAGCCGTTCGCTTGAGCGATGGGAGTTATGAAATTTTAGAGGGTTTAGAAGCGGGTGAAGAAGTCGCTAATAACGCTTTATTCGTGCTAGACGCTGACGCTCAAAACAATGGGGATTATTGA
- the azlC gene encoding azaleucine resistance protein AzlC, with protein MHDFLKAFKDAFPHTISIFLGYLLMGMTFGMLLVQHGYDYKVALFMSLFIYAGAVQFVAITLLSAQASLMNVVIVSLLVNARQTCYALSMLDRFKNTQWRLPYLAHALTDETFALLNLYAPKEGVSEKDFIFSISLLNHSYWIFGSLVGSLVGSHFSFDTQGMEFVMTAIFIVLFMEQYKRNTNHKNAWLGIIIAVVCLALFGTEYFLLIALVLMVLALILFRKQLEC; from the coding sequence ATGCATGATTTTCTAAAAGCCTTCAAAGACGCTTTCCCTCATACCATTTCTATCTTTTTAGGGTATTTGCTTATGGGAATGACTTTTGGAATGCTTTTAGTCCAGCATGGCTATGATTATAAAGTCGCTCTGTTCATGTCATTATTCATCTATGCTGGGGCGGTGCAATTCGTAGCGATCACGCTTTTAAGCGCGCAAGCGAGTTTGATGAATGTCGTTATTGTGAGCTTGTTAGTGAATGCGAGGCAGACTTGTTATGCGCTTTCTATGCTAGATCGATTTAAAAACACCCAATGGCGTTTGCCCTATTTAGCGCATGCGCTCACGGATGAAACCTTTGCTTTATTGAATTTATACGCCCCTAAAGAGGGGGTGAGTGAAAAAGACTTCATTTTTAGTATTTCCTTACTCAACCACTCTTATTGGATTTTTGGCTCGTTAGTGGGTTCGTTGGTGGGTTCGCATTTTTCTTTTGACACTCAAGGCATGGAATTTGTGATGACAGCGATTTTTATCGTGCTGTTCATGGAGCAATACAAACGAAACACAAACCACAAAAACGCATGGCTTGGGATTATTATTGCGGTCGTTTGTTTAGCGCTCTTTGGGACTGAATACTTTTTGCTCATTGCTTTAGTTTTAATGGTGCTTGCCCTCATTTTGTTTAGAAAGCAGTTAGAATGTTAA
- a CDS encoding branched-chain amino acid transporter permease, with protein MLMHSILIILVIIITTYFTRIWPFMVFNAKNPPNDFVRYLGRALSCSVIGMLVIYCFKDIHVLKPPYGINEITAFLSVILLHRIFKVFVLSITLPTILYMVLVQSHALEKVFFNIHVS; from the coding sequence ATGTTAATGCATTCTATACTCATTATTTTAGTCATTATAATAACGACTTATTTCACACGCATTTGGCCTTTTATGGTGTTTAATGCAAAAAACCCGCCCAACGACTTTGTGCGTTATTTGGGTAGGGCTTTATCATGCTCAGTGATAGGCATGCTCGTGATCTATTGTTTTAAAGACATTCACGTTTTAAAACCCCCTTATGGGATCAATGAAATCACCGCTTTTTTATCCGTTATCCTTTTGCACCGCATTTTTAAGGTGTTTGTTTTAAGCATCACGCTCCCTACCATTCTTTATATGGTTTTAGTCCAAAGCCATGCGTTAGAAAAGGTTTTTTTTAATATTCATGTTTCCTAA
- the dnaJ gene encoding molecular chaperone DnaJ, whose product MELSYYEILEVEKHSNQETIKKSYRKLALKYHPDRNAGDKEAEEKFKLINEAYGVLSDEKKRALYDRYGKKGLNQAGASQSDFSDFFEDLGSFFEDAFGFGARGSKRQKSSIAPDYLQIIELSFKEAVFGCKKTIKVQYQSVCESCDGTGAKDKALETCKQCNGQGQVFMRQGFMSFAQTCGACKGKGKTIKTPCQACKGKTYILKDEEIDAMIPEGIDDQNRMVLKNKGNEYEKGKRGDLYLEARVKEDEHFKREGCDLFIEAPVFFTTIALGHTIKVPSLKGDELELKIPRNAKDRQTFAFRNEGVKHPESSYRGSLIVELQVIYPKSLNKEQQELLEKLHASFGYEGEPHKSVLETCISKIKGWFK is encoded by the coding sequence GTGGAATTGAGTTATTATGAAATTTTAGAAGTGGAAAAACACAGCAACCAAGAGACCATTAAAAAGTCTTACAGAAAGCTGGCTTTAAAATACCACCCGGACCGAAACGCCGGCGATAAAGAGGCCGAAGAAAAATTCAAGCTCATCAATGAAGCCTATGGGGTGCTAAGCGATGAAAAGAAGCGGGCTTTATACGATAGGTATGGCAAAAAAGGCTTAAACCAAGCCGGTGCAAGCCAGAGCGATTTTTCTGATTTTTTTGAAGATTTAGGCTCGTTTTTTGAAGACGCTTTTGGCTTTGGCGCTAGAGGGAGTAAAAGGCAAAAAAGCTCTATCGCACCGGATTATTTGCAAATTATTGAATTGAGTTTTAAAGAAGCGGTTTTTGGCTGTAAGAAAACCATTAAAGTCCAATACCAAAGCGTTTGTGAGAGTTGCGATGGCACAGGCGCTAAAGATAAAGCCCTAGAAACTTGCAAGCAATGCAACGGGCAAGGGCAAGTGTTTATGCGTCAAGGTTTTATGAGTTTTGCGCAAACTTGCGGGGCGTGTAAAGGCAAGGGCAAAACCATTAAAACCCCATGCCAAGCGTGTAAGGGTAAAACCTACATCCTTAAAGATGAAGAAATTGATGCGATGATCCCTGAGGGCATTGATGATCAAAACCGCATGGTGCTTAAAAATAAAGGCAATGAATACGAGAAGGGAAAAAGAGGGGATTTGTATTTAGAAGCGCGAGTCAAAGAAGATGAGCATTTCAAGCGCGAAGGCTGTGATTTGTTCATTGAAGCGCCGGTATTTTTCACCACTATCGCTTTAGGGCATACGATTAAAGTGCCGTCTTTAAAAGGGGACGAATTGGAATTAAAAATCCCTAGAAACGCCAAAGACAGGCAGACTTTTGCGTTTAGAAACGAGGGCGTGAAACACCCGGAAAGCTCTTATAGAGGGAGTTTGATCGTGGAATTGCAAGTGATTTACCCTAAAAGTTTGAATAAAGAGCAGCAAGAATTATTGGAAAAGTTGCATGCGAGTTTTGGCTATGAGGGCGAGCCGCATAAAAGCGTTTTAGAAACCTGTATTTCTAAAATTAAAGGCTGGTTTAAATGA
- a CDS encoding efflux RND transporter permease subunit has protein sequence MIEKIIDLSVKNKLLTTLVTLLIFLASLWAIKSVRLDALPDLSPAQVVVQITYPNQSPKIVQEQVTYPLVSTFMSIANIDTVRGISSYESALIYIIFKDGVNLYWARDRVLEQLNRVNNLPKDAKVEIGSDSTSIGWAYQYALSSDSKNLSDLKVLQDFYYRYALLGVDGVSEIASVGGFVKDYEVTLQNDSLIRYNLSLEQVANAIKNSNNDTGGGVILENGFEKIIRSHGYIQSLKDLEEIVVKKEGAIPLKIKDIASVRLVPKPRRGAANLNGDKEVVGGIVMVRYHADTYKVLKAIKEKIATLQASNPDVKITSVYDRSELIEKGIDNLIHTLIEESVIVLIIIAIFLLHFRSALVVIITLPLSVCISFLLMRYFNIEASIMSLGGIAIAIGAMVDAAIVMVENAHKHLQRIDTKDDIQRVNAIMQGVKHVGGAIFFALMIIVVSFLPIFALTGQEEKLFAPLAYTKTFAMLVGALLSITMVPILMVWLIKGRILEESKNPINAFFMKIYGASLNVVLKFRYAFLIASVVGLGGLYVAYKKLNWEFIPQINEGVIMYMPVTLNGVGIDTALEYLKKSNAAIKQLDFVKQVFGKVGRANTSTDAAGLGMIETYIELKPKNEWKEKLSYKEVRDKLEKTLQLKGLTNSWTYPIRGRTDMLLTGIRTPLGIKLYGNNTDKLQELAILMEQQLKTLKESLSVFAERSNNGYYITLDLNDENLARYGINKSAVLDAIKFALGGATLTTMIKGVESYPISLRLEDTERNTIEKLKNLYIKTAYNYMPLRELARIYYDNSPAVLKSEKGLNVNFIYIVPQNGISSDTYRQLAIKALEKIQLPNGYYYEFSGESQYLEEAFKTLQYIVPVSVFIIFILIVFALKNLTNSLLCFFTLPFAFLGGLIFMNLMGFNMSVAALVGFLALLGVASETAIVMIIYLEDAFQKFIKTPLKEQTTTALKEAIMHGAVLRVRPKLMTFFSILASLIPIMYSHGTGSEIMKSIAAPMLGGMMSSVVLTLFIIPTAYFVIKNARVRKHEY, from the coding sequence ATGATAGAAAAAATCATTGATTTAAGCGTTAAAAACAAACTCCTTACCACTTTAGTCACTCTACTCATTTTTTTAGCCTCTTTGTGGGCGATAAAAAGCGTTCGTTTAGACGCTTTGCCGGATTTAAGCCCCGCTCAAGTGGTCGTGCAAATCACTTACCCCAATCAAAGCCCTAAAATCGTGCAAGAGCAGGTTACTTACCCACTAGTTTCTACTTTCATGAGCATCGCTAACATTGACACGGTTAGGGGGATTTCTAGCTATGAAAGCGCTCTGATTTACATCATTTTTAAAGACGGCGTCAATTTGTATTGGGCTAGGGATAGGGTTTTAGAGCAGCTAAACCGAGTGAATAATCTGCCTAAGGACGCTAAAGTGGAAATAGGGAGCGATTCCACTTCTATTGGCTGGGCGTATCAATACGCTCTATCTAGCGATAGCAAGAATTTAAGCGATTTGAAAGTCTTGCAAGATTTCTATTACCGCTACGCGCTTTTAGGGGTTGATGGGGTGAGTGAGATTGCGAGTGTGGGGGGATTTGTAAAAGATTATGAAGTAACGCTTCAAAACGATTCTTTGATCCGCTATAACTTGAGTTTGGAGCAAGTCGCTAACGCGATTAAAAATTCCAATAACGATACCGGTGGGGGGGTTATTTTAGAAAACGGGTTTGAAAAAATTATAAGATCGCATGGCTATATCCAATCTTTGAAGGATTTAGAAGAAATTGTGGTTAAAAAAGAAGGGGCTATCCCTTTAAAAATCAAAGATATAGCCAGCGTTAGGCTAGTGCCAAAACCGCGCAGAGGAGCGGCCAATCTCAATGGCGATAAGGAAGTGGTGGGCGGGATTGTCATGGTGCGCTATCACGCTGACACTTATAAGGTGCTTAAAGCCATTAAAGAAAAAATCGCCACCTTACAAGCGAGCAACCCTGATGTGAAAATCACCAGCGTGTATGACAGGAGCGAATTGATTGAAAAAGGCATTGACAATTTAATCCACACGCTCATAGAAGAAAGCGTAATTGTGTTAATCATTATTGCGATTTTCTTACTGCATTTCAGGAGCGCTTTAGTGGTGATTATCACTCTGCCTTTAAGCGTGTGCATCAGTTTCTTACTCATGCGTTATTTCAATATTGAAGCGAGCATCATGAGTTTAGGGGGCATTGCGATCGCTATAGGGGCGATGGTGGATGCGGCTATTGTGATGGTAGAGAACGCTCACAAGCATCTGCAACGCATTGATACAAAAGATGATATTCAAAGGGTTAATGCTATCATGCAAGGGGTTAAGCATGTGGGGGGCGCGATATTTTTTGCTTTAATGATCATCGTGGTTTCTTTCTTGCCAATTTTTGCGCTCACCGGCCAAGAAGAAAAGCTTTTTGCCCCTTTAGCTTACACCAAAACCTTTGCCATGCTAGTAGGAGCGTTGCTTTCTATCACCATGGTCCCTATTTTAATGGTATGGCTCATTAAAGGGCGGATTTTAGAAGAGTCTAAAAACCCGATTAACGCTTTTTTCATGAAAATTTATGGCGCGAGTTTGAATGTTGTGCTTAAGTTCAGATACGCTTTTTTGATAGCGAGCGTTGTGGGTTTAGGGGGCTTGTATGTAGCGTATAAAAAACTCAACTGGGAATTTATCCCCCAAATCAATGAAGGGGTAATCATGTATATGCCTGTAACGCTTAATGGCGTGGGCATTGATACCGCTTTAGAATACTTGAAAAAAAGTAATGCCGCTATCAAGCAACTGGATTTTGTCAAACAGGTTTTTGGCAAGGTGGGGCGTGCTAACACCAGCACCGATGCCGCCGGTTTAGGAATGATAGAAACCTACATTGAATTAAAGCCAAAAAACGAATGGAAAGAAAAGCTCAGCTATAAAGAAGTTAGGGACAAATTGGAAAAAACCTTACAATTAAAAGGCCTGACCAATTCATGGACTTACCCCATTCGTGGGAGGACGGACATGCTCTTAACCGGCATTAGAACGCCCCTAGGCATCAAGCTCTATGGTAATAACACGGATAAATTACAAGAATTAGCGATCCTTATGGAGCAACAGCTCAAAACCCTAAAAGAGAGTTTATCCGTTTTTGCTGAGCGATCGAATAACGGCTACTACATCACGCTGGATTTGAACGATGAAAATTTAGCTCGTTACGGCATCAATAAAAGTGCCGTGTTAGATGCGATTAAATTCGCTTTGGGCGGAGCCACGCTCACGACCATGATTAAAGGCGTAGAAAGCTACCCTATTTCTTTACGCTTAGAAGACACCGAAAGAAACACCATTGAAAAATTAAAAAACCTCTACATCAAAACCGCTTACAATTACATGCCCTTAAGGGAGTTAGCCCGCATCTATTACGACAACTCGCCGGCGGTGTTAAAGAGCGAAAAGGGCTTGAACGTGAATTTTATTTATATTGTGCCGCAAAATGGTATCAGCTCTGACACTTACAGACAACTAGCGATAAAAGCGCTAGAAAAAATCCAATTGCCTAACGGGTATTATTATGAATTCAGCGGCGAAAGCCAGTATTTAGAAGAAGCGTTTAAAACCTTACAATACATCGTGCCGGTGAGTGTGTTTATCATTTTTATTTTAATTGTCTTTGCTTTAAAGAATCTCACTAATTCCTTACTATGCTTTTTCACTCTGCCTTTTGCGTTTTTGGGGGGGTTAATTTTTATGAATCTCATGGGATTTAACATGAGCGTGGCGGCGTTAGTGGGCTTTTTAGCCCTTTTAGGGGTAGCGAGCGAAACGGCTATTGTGATGATTATTTATTTAGAGGATGCGTTTCAAAAGTTCATCAAAACCCCCCTAAAAGAGCAGACGACTACCGCCTTAAAAGAAGCTATCATGCATGGGGCGGTGCTTAGGGTAAGGCCCAAGCTGATGACCTTTTTTAGCATTTTAGCTTCACTCATTCCGATCATGTATAGCCATGGCACCGGAAGTGAAATCATGAAATCCATCGCCGCGCCCATGCTAGGGGGCATGATGAGTAGCGTTGTTTTAACGCTTTTTATTATCCCTACGGCGTATTTTGTGATTAAAAACGCTAGGGTTAGGAAACATGAATATTAA
- the fumC gene encoding class II fumarate hydratase produces MQFRIEHDTMGEIKVDDSQYWGAQTQRSLENFKIGIEKMPKELIGAFAKLKRSLAVVNHKLGKLSLEKSQAIIKACDCILKGELCGEFPLAIWQTGSGTQTNMNLNEVIANKATEILGGNFREKKLIHPNDDVNMSQSSNDTFPTAMHIVSVLEITHKLLPSLENLLKTFKDKSQQFKEIVKIGRTHLQDATPLTLGQEFSGYASMLEHSKQQILESLEHLRELAIGGTAVGTGLNAHKELSEKVAEELSEFSGVKFISAPNKFHALTSHDAIAYAHGAFKALAANLMKIANDIRWLASGPRCGLGELNIPENEPGSSIMPGKVNPTQCEAMTMVAVQVMGNDTAIGIAASQGNFELNVFKPVIIYNFLQSLRLLSDSMESFNTHCASGIEPNREKIDYYLHHSLMLVTALNPHVGYENAAKIAKNAHKKGISLKESAVELKLLSTEDFDKFVVPEKMIGPKA; encoded by the coding sequence ATGCAATTTAGGATTGAACATGACACGATGGGCGAAATCAAAGTAGATGATAGCCAATACTGGGGGGCTCAAACACAACGCAGTCTTGAAAACTTTAAAATCGGCATTGAAAAAATGCCTAAAGAACTCATTGGCGCGTTTGCCAAACTCAAAAGGAGTCTGGCGGTTGTCAATCACAAGTTAGGGAAATTGAGTCTGGAAAAATCGCAAGCCATTATCAAGGCATGCGATTGCATTTTAAAAGGCGAGTTGTGCGGCGAGTTTCCCTTAGCGATATGGCAAACAGGGAGCGGGACTCAAACGAACATGAACCTCAATGAAGTCATTGCCAATAAGGCTACCGAAATTTTAGGGGGTAATTTTAGAGAGAAAAAACTCATCCACCCTAACGATGATGTGAACATGTCTCAAAGCTCCAACGACACTTTCCCTACCGCTATGCACATTGTGAGTGTGCTAGAAATCACGCACAAACTGCTCCCTAGTTTAGAGAATTTGTTAAAGACTTTTAAAGACAAAAGCCAACAATTTAAAGAGATTGTCAAAATCGGACGCACGCATTTACAAGACGCTACGCCTTTAACTTTGGGGCAAGAATTTAGCGGGTATGCGAGCATGCTAGAGCATTCTAAACAACAAATTTTAGAGAGTTTGGAGCATTTAAGAGAATTGGCCATAGGTGGGACGGCCGTAGGCACAGGGCTAAACGCTCATAAAGAATTGAGTGAAAAAGTGGCTGAAGAATTGAGCGAGTTTAGCGGCGTGAAATTCATCTCTGCGCCCAATAAATTCCATGCGCTCACTAGCCATGACGCTATCGCTTATGCGCATGGGGCTTTTAAGGCTTTAGCGGCGAATTTAATGAAAATCGCTAACGATATTAGATGGCTTGCGAGCGGGCCGCGCTGTGGTTTGGGCGAGCTTAATATCCCTGAAAACGAGCCGGGCAGTTCTATTATGCCTGGTAAAGTCAACCCCACGCAATGCGAAGCGATGACCATGGTGGCCGTGCAAGTGATGGGGAATGATACCGCTATTGGCATTGCGGCCAGTCAGGGTAATTTTGAATTGAACGTGTTCAAGCCGGTGATTATTTATAACTTCTTGCAAAGTTTGAGGCTCTTAAGCGATAGCATGGAAAGTTTTAATACCCATTGCGCGAGCGGTATTGAGCCTAATAGAGAAAAAATTGATTATTACTTGCACCATTCTTTAATGCTAGTAACCGCCCTAAACCCGCATGTAGGCTATGAAAACGCCGCTAAAATCGCTAAAAACGCCCACAAAAAAGGCATTTCTCTAAAAGAAAGTGCGGTGGAATTGAAACTCTTGAGCACTGAAGATTTTGACAAATTCGTGGTGCCTGAAAAGATGATTGGGCCTAAGGCTTGA
- the mnmA gene encoding tRNA 2-thiouridine(34) synthase MnmA codes for MKIAVLLSGGVDSSYSAYSLKEQGHELVGIYLKLHASEKKHDLYIKNAQKACEFLGIPLEVLDFQKDFKSAVYDEFISAYEEGQTPNPCALCNPLMKFGLALDHALKLGCEKIATGHYARVKEIDKVSYIQEALDKTKDQSYFLYALEHEVIAKLVFPLGDLLKKDIKPLALNAMPFLGTLETYKESQEICFVEKSYIDTLKKHVEVEKEGVVKNLQGEIIGTHKGYMQYTIGKRKGFSIKGALEPHFVVGIDAKKNELIVGKKEDLATHSLKAKNKSLMKDFKDGEYFIKARYRSVPAKAFVSLKDEVIEVEFKEPFYGVAKGQALVVYQDDILLGGGVIV; via the coding sequence ATGAAAATAGCGGTATTACTCAGTGGGGGGGTGGATAGCTCTTATAGCGCTTATAGCTTAAAAGAGCAAGGGCATGAATTAGTGGGGATTTATTTGAAACTCCATGCGAGTGAAAAAAAGCATGATTTATACATCAAAAACGCTCAAAAAGCATGCGAGTTTTTAGGCATTCCTTTAGAGGTGTTGGATTTTCAAAAGGATTTTAAAAGCGCGGTTTATGATGAATTTATCAGCGCCTATGAAGAAGGGCAAACCCCTAACCCATGCGCGTTGTGTAACCCTTTAATGAAGTTTGGGCTAGCTTTAGATCACGCTTTAAAATTAGGGTGTGAAAAGATCGCTACCGGGCATTATGCGAGAGTCAAAGAAATTGATAAGGTAAGTTATATTCAAGAGGCTTTGGATAAGACTAAAGATCAGAGCTATTTTTTATACGCTTTAGAGCATGAAGTCATCGCTAAATTGGTGTTCCCTTTAGGGGATTTGTTAAAAAAAGACATTAAACCTTTAGCCTTGAATGCGATGCCTTTTTTAGGCACTTTAGAGACTTATAAGGAATCTCAAGAAATTTGCTTTGTGGAAAAAAGCTACATTGACACCTTAAAAAAGCATGTTGAAGTGGAAAAAGAGGGCGTGGTGAAGAACCTACAAGGCGAAATCATTGGCACGCATAAGGGTTATATGCAATACACGATTGGCAAACGCAAAGGCTTTAGTATTAAAGGTGCGTTAGAGCCGCATTTTGTGGTGGGGATTGACGCTAAAAAGAACGAGTTGATTGTGGGCAAAAAAGAAGATCTCGCCACGCATTCGCTTAAGGCTAAAAACAAATCTTTAATGAAAGATTTTAAAGATGGCGAATATTTTATCAAGGCCCGTTACAGGAGCGTGCCTGCTAAAGCGTTTGTCAGCTTAAAAGATGAGGTGATTGAGGTGGAGTTTAAAGAGCCTTTTTATGGCGTGGCTAAAGGGCAAGCTTTGGTCGTTTATCAAGATGACATCTTGCTGGGCGGGGGCGTGATCGTTTAG
- the crdB gene encoding copper resistance outer membrane protein CrdB, with amino-acid sequence MRSFISAFDKRGVLIRLLTALLLLFSLGLAKDLEIQSFVAKYLSKNQKIQALQEQIDALNSQEKVVSKWDNPILYLGYNNANVSDFFRLDSTLMQNMSLGLSQKVDLNGKKLTQSQMINLEKQKKILELKKTKQQLAINLMINGIENYKNQQEIELLKTAIKNLENTLYQANHSSSPDLIAIAKLEILKSQLEIKKNNLEEALSSSHYSMGELAFKENEILSIAPKNFEFNKEQELYNISATNYDIAIARLDEEKAQKDITLAKKSFLEDVNVTGVYYFRSKQYYNYDMFSVALSIPLPLYGKQAKLVEQKKKESLVFKSEVENAKNKTHHLALKLLKKLETLQKNLEAINKIVRQNEKIAQIYALDLKSNGDYNAYYNAFNDKITIQITQLETLSALNSAYLSLQNLKGLE; translated from the coding sequence ATGCGATCTTTTATAAGCGCGTTTGATAAAAGGGGTGTTTTAATACGCCTCCTAACAGCCTTGTTACTGCTTTTTAGTTTGGGTTTGGCTAAAGATTTAGAGATCCAATCTTTTGTGGCTAAATACCTTTCTAAAAATCAAAAAATACAAGCCTTACAAGAGCAAATTGACGCTTTAAATTCTCAAGAAAAAGTCGTTAGCAAATGGGATAACCCTATTTTGTATTTAGGCTATAACAACGCTAACGTGAGCGATTTTTTCAGGCTGGATAGCACCTTAATGCAAAACATGAGCTTGGGATTGTCTCAAAAAGTGGATTTAAATGGTAAAAAACTCACGCAATCTCAAATGATCAATCTAGAAAAGCAAAAAAAGATATTAGAGCTTAAAAAAACCAAACAGCAATTAGCGATCAATTTAATGATAAATGGCATTGAAAATTATAAAAACCAACAAGAAATAGAGCTTTTAAAGACAGCGATTAAAAACTTAGAAAACACCCTCTATCAAGCCAACCATTCCAGTTCGCCCGATTTAATAGCGATCGCTAAATTAGAAATTTTAAAATCGCAATTAGAAATCAAAAAAAACAATTTAGAAGAAGCGCTCTCTAGCAGCCATTATTCCATGGGCGAATTGGCTTTTAAAGAAAACGAGATTTTAAGCATTGCCCCTAAAAATTTTGAATTTAATAAAGAGCAAGAGCTATATAACATCAGCGCCACTAATTACGATATTGCGATCGCCAGGCTTGATGAAGAAAAAGCGCAAAAAGACATCACTTTGGCTAAAAAAAGCTTTTTAGAAGACGTGAATGTTACCGGGGTGTATTATTTCCGCTCCAAACAATACTATAACTACGACATGTTTAGCGTCGCTTTGTCTATCCCCTTACCCCTTTATGGCAAGCAGGCTAAATTAGTGGAGCAAAAGAAAAAAGAAAGCTTGGTGTTTAAAAGCGAAGTGGAAAACGCCAAAAACAAAACGCACCACCTGGCCCTAAAACTCCTTAAAAAATTAGAAACCTTGCAAAAAAACCTGGAAGCGATCAATAAAATTGTAAGGCAGAATGAAAAAATCGCGCAAATTTATGCACTTGATTTGAAATCTAATGGCGATTACAACGCTTATTACAACGCTTTTAATGACAAAATCACCATTCAAATCACCCAGCTTGAAACCTTGAGCGCTCTAAATAGCGCTTATTTGTCCTTACAAAACCTTAAAGGATTAGAATGA
- the crdA gene encoding copper resistance determinant CrdA — protein MKKLATLFLISVLGVMSLNAWEQTLKANDLEVKIKSVGNPIKGDNTFVLSPTLKGKALEKAIVRVQFMMPEMPGMPAMKEMAQVSEKNGLYEAKTNLSMNGTWQVRVDIKSKEGKVYRAKTSLDL, from the coding sequence ATGAAAAAGTTAGCCACTTTATTTTTAATAAGCGTGTTGGGGGTTATGAGTTTGAACGCATGGGAGCAAACCCTAAAAGCTAATGATTTGGAAGTGAAAATCAAATCCGTGGGTAACCCCATTAAAGGCGATAACACTTTTGTGCTTAGCCCCACTTTAAAAGGTAAGGCTTTAGAAAAAGCTATCGTTAGGGTGCAGTTTATGATGCCTGAAATGCCTGGCATGCCAGCGATGAAAGAAATGGCGCAAGTGAGTGAAAAAAACGGCCTTTATGAAGCTAAAACCAATCTTTCCATGAACGGGACATGGCAAGTTAGGGTGGATATTAAATCCAAAGAAGGCAAAGTTTATCGCGCTAAAACAAGCCTGGATTTATAA